GGACGAGTTGATCCACTCGTCGGGCTTGCGGACGCGGTGGAGGGCGGCGTCGGCCCCCATCTTGAACTCGTCCGGGATGTTCATGTTAATCTCGCCGTCCTTAAGCTCCACGTACCTGGCGCGGCTGGTCCGGTTGAACGAGAGGACGCCCCTATAGATCGGGTTGGTCAGCAGCTTGTAGACGCCGGCCCCGGTCCACATGCCCTCGTTGTGGTGGACGGCGGCATCCCTCTTATCGTTAAAGTGCCTCGCAATCATGTAGGTGGGGAGGCCCGTCAGGGCCATCCGGTACATCTCCTTGACGACCTCGATGCGGCGGGCGAGGCGAGTGGGCCTGACGGTGAGGCGGTCGCCCTGGAGCCGGTCGCGGGGGAAGTTGCAGGGGCCGTCCCACCGCTCGCGGTCGTCGGGGCGTCCGGGCCAGACCCGGTAGCGCCGGCACTTCGTCTCGTAGACGACGCGCCAGCGCTCGTCGCCGTCCTCGTCGACGAGCACCGAGTCGAGGCCGAAGGGGGGCGGGCCCCCAAGCAAGACGCTTTCTTTGGCGAAATCGCGCATCGCCTCGAGCGAGCGGTAGGACTTCTTGGTCAGCTCGGCCATCGAGTGGTAGGCCCCGATGGTGCTGGTCACCAGGGTGGGCAGATCGACGTCGGTGAGGACGGCGCCGTCGCTGACCTGGACGAGCTTGCAGCCGTTGGTCCTCATGGTGTGGACGTAGGAGCCGAACTCCCAGGGATCGCGGAAGCCTAGGCGTTCCTGGTCGTCGATGAGGACGAGGCCGACCTCGCCCTTGGCGACGCGACGCATGAGTTCCTTGAAACGGGCGCGCTTCTTGGTGCGGGCTTGGTGGCGGGCGCCGCCGATGTCAACGAGGTATTCGTCGACGAGGATGCCGTTCTTGGCGGCGTACTGGGCGATGTCCTCGAGCTGGAGCTCGACGCTCTTGCCGTCCTGGGTGCCGTCCTTCTTGTTGTCCTTGGACACCCGGCAGTAGCCCAAGTTCTGTTTCACGACTCGTCCTCCCCCAAGATGATCCTGCCCAAATTAAACGATAGGCCGCGATCACTTGCGGCGTTTCGCGGGAGTTTGAGCAGGCTTGCTGCCGGGAGCGGGCGGGGCTCCCCCAATTCGCTCGTAGTGCTCGCGGATGATCTTGTTGATGAGGTAGGCGCGAGAGCGTTCGAGTGCGGCGGCATCGCTGTCCAGCCTTTCCAGGATGTCGGAATCGACTCGAATGTTAGTGTGGTGCTTCTTCACGACATCGGTCCCCCGGGTTGATGGCGGCCTGTCCTTAGACCCTGGGCGTCTCTGGATCATTTGGCCTTGGTCTTCCTGGCACGCCGGGGCGCGGGGTTGGCGTGCTCGGGTTGCGGCGCCGGGACCTTCTCGTCGGGCACGACCTTGGCGGCCTTCGGTTTGGCCTGCTTGGCGGCCTCCTGCTTCAACTGCTCGGCGGCTTTGGCGATCAGGGAGAGGACCGTCTCGTGGAGGACGACGGTCGACAGCTCGCGATCCATCGCCGTGTTCACCACCTCGCACCAGTAGTCGACGCCCTGGTTCTGGAGTTGGTTCTGGCTGGCACCGCTGCGCTCGGCGGTCTCGTGCATCAGCAGGCGGGTCTCGATTTTTCGATAGGTCACGAGAAGCCGGCTGTGGCCGAGGTGGTTGCGCGACACGTGGGCGATCTTGTTGAGGCGGCTGTCTTCCATCGTCGTGGGCTCCGCGTCTTGACGTCCTCGATCCGGACTCTCGCCGGCGGCCATTCATCGCCATCGAATCCATTATCCCACATACGAATTTATCGTTGTAAGTACATTTTTTTATGCGTAGCCAACCGACCACGAGGCGATGCACAAAGACACCGGTCGCTTCCCTTTGGCGGGCGTGGGCCTCGTTCCATCGGTCGCCCACTGGCCCAGGTACCAGGCGAGGTAGACGCCGGGGCTGGTGGCGATCAGGGCGAGGAGGACGCCGCCCACGATTCAGACGACCTTGTCGCGGTGATCCATGCGGGAGGTGACGGAATTGGTGTCATTACCCTCGAAAACGCGGTCGTTGAGCTTGTCGATGACCACCTTCATGCGCGTGATTTTGGTACCCTACTTGGCAAGGTCGGCGCCCTGCTTGGCGAGGTTCGCGCCAAGGGCGTCGATCTTCGCGATGATCTCTCCCCGGAATCGGATGCCGGCCTCGCGGTCCGTCCTTACCCGCGCATCGCCTCCGTGGATTCACGGATGAGGGTCAGCTCCTCGGGGGCGGGTGGGGGGCATCGCGGGGCTACGTCGGCAAAGCGTGCATGTGGTACTTCAATCTTGCCACTCGGGGCCGGCGCTCGCCTGTGTCGCCTCACATAAGTCCACCGCGATCTGTAAGGACGAGGCCCAGGCGAACGCCCCGACCGCTCCGCGGCGAAGTCAAAGCCGGAGTCGAGGCCGAGGCGTAGGGCGGGCTGAGGACGTTTAAACGGCCGTGGCGGCCGTCGCGGCGATCGGAATGGCCTTGAGCCCGTCTCGGCGTGCCCTGGCGGCTTCCACGTGAGCGAGGTTGAGATCGCACCCGACGAAGTTGCGACCGAGGTCATGGCACGCGAAGCCGACGTTGAAACTGCCGGCGAAGGGATCGAGGACCCAGCCGTCGGGCGGGCTCGTCAACCCGATCAGCTGCTTGAGTAGTTCGACCGGCTTCTCGTTCTCGTGATGTCGTCGACTTGGCGCCACGCGAGGATGCCTGAGCACGCTGGGGACGTCGTTGCTGTGGAATTCGGGGCTCGACAGAACGAAGTGGACGATGAATTCGTGCTGGAGTCGAAAGCTTGTTCCGGTGCCCATCGACCCCTTGTCCCACACCGCAATGGTCCGGTTGCGGAAGCCCGTGGACTCGATGGGGCCGCGCAGGACGTCGAGCAGGTCCTTGTCGGCGAACATCAGGAGCGAACCGGTCGGCCTGAGCAGTCGCGCGGCCAATCGCCCAAACCACCTCGCCGTGTAGTCCAGGCCGCGTTCGCTCATGGCCGCGTTGCCGACCTTGAGTTCGTGCTTGCGGGTCCCCTTCGTGGCGCGGCTGGCCCTGGCGTTCGGGAACGGCGGATCGGTGAGGATGGCGTCGAAACGCACTCGCCCCGTGGCGAGCTTGCTCATGAAATCCAAGGCGTCGGACTCGTCGATGACAAACGTGTGCATTTGATGCTTTCTAGTTGGATGGGGTAGTATAAAATGCGCGCCCACGCGCGTTCGCGCGTGGACCGCATCAAGCCGCCGCCAGGCGGCGATTTCTCAGAAATCCGACAGCGACCCGCTCGCCCCACTTCGGCTCCAGGACCAGCGGGACCGAGAACCCCGGGACGACCGACAGGTCCGCGACCGCCTCGTCCTTGAACGCCGCGACCGACCCGTCCGGGACTTCGAACACCAGCTCGTCGTGAATCTGGAGCAGCAGCCGGGCCCCGTACTTACCCAGGATCGGCTGAACTCGGATCATCTGCCACTTCACGATGTCGGCCGTCCTGCCCTGGCAGATCGCGTTGAACAGGCCCCGGCAGACCTTGTCCAGGCCCATGTAATCGACCTGCTCCGTCGCCGTTCGCACAGCCCGGATCGACCGCCACGAGACGTTCCGGTACGGCAGGTAGTACTCGAGGTTCGGCTTGCAGAGGAGCCCGCACGACCTCCGCACACGGTTCTCCCTCGCCGTGTAGATGGTCTCCCCCTTCGAGCCGTCGCGACGGCACTCCCAGACCTCGTGGAGGTGGAAGGTCAAGACGTGGCGCCGCGGATCGACCGGCGCGGCCAGGATCCAGTACCACGCCCCGCCGGTCTGGACCTTGGCCTCGACCAGCTTCTCGTTCACGAGCCAGTGGTGCGCCGAATCCGTCCGCTCGCGACCCATGAACGTCGACGTCCGGCCGGTGACCGCGATGGAGTGCTCGATGAGCCGACGGAACGCGATCTCGTTCGGGTAGGTCGACTCGAAGCGCTCCGGGCAGGTCTTGGCGACGTCCGTGGTCACGCCGAGCTTCTTGCCGAGGCTGGTCGCTCCCATGAGGTTGACGACCGACAGGACGGCCTCCTTGCAGCGGTTCCGCTCGGTCGGATTGGTCCGCTTGTCGATCCGCTTGCCGAGCATCTTCGTCGCGGCGACCGAGTAGAAATCGCTCGTCGTCGTCTTGAAGTCCCGGGCGAGATCCGAGCCGAGGCTTGGGTCGAAATCCATCCGCTTCGGGCCTCGGGGCCGCTTCGGCTCCCAGTAAGGGTTGCGCTTGTCGAGCCTGCCCTCGTAGATGCGATCGAAGGTCGGGTCGCCATGGCCGAGCCTGACGGCCCGGCCTCGCCGCAGGCCCCTGGTGTGCCGCAGTCGGTCCAGCTTGCAGGTGTCGACCTCGTGGGCGAGGACGCGGACGTCGGCCTGCGCCAAGTCCATCGTCACCAACTTAAACCCCGGCGAGGCGACCAGCACATCCCGAGAACGGAACGTCAACTCCTCGTGCGACAGCCTCGGGACCTCCAGGAACCGGGCCTTCGCCTCGTCGTCCCAACCGATCGTCACCGGCTTCGCCATCGCCTGGAGGTTCGGGCGTTGCGCGACGATCCTCCCGGTCGCGAGCCGGTCGACCATGTCCGATCGGACCCGGCCGTCGGGGTCGATGTGCTTCCCGAACGGCCTGATCCGCGTCAGGAGGGCCTCGGCCTGCCGCATCTCCCCGATGATCGTCAACGATCGGAGGACGTCGGGGCGGCCCTCGTAGGCGGTCTTGAGCAGCTTGAAGTGCTCGACGTCCAGCGACGGCTTGCCGTCCGACTTCCGACGCCGCTTGGCTTCCAGCTTCAGTTCGCCCCAGAGCCAACCGGCGGCCTGTATGTTCGACCGGACCCGGCGGCCGAAGTCGCTCTCGTGCATGGCGTCCAGCCGCTGGAGGACGCCCTCCAGCCGCGCGACCTGCCGATCGATCTCCCCGGCGTCGACGGCGACTCCGGTCATTCTCATCTCGACCAGGACGGGCGTGATCGGGGCGCAGACAGCCCGATGATATCCGCGGAGCCGGACCCGCCGCCAACCCGCCAGGCGGCCCATCAGATGGTCGTAAAGCTCCGCGTCACCGACCAGGTCCGACTTGAGATACCTCCGATGCCGGCCGTAGGACTCCTGGTCGATCAGCCCTTCGAAATGGATTAACACTATCCCGGTCAGCCGAGGGACCACGTCCTTGAGCTTGTAGTTCGCGTAAGTCTCCAGGCCCTCCACGAACTTGTGGTAGAACCGCTTGACGTGGACCGAGCCACCGTCCCGGGACCGATCCTGATCCAGCAGCCGCAACGCCTGCATCGTGCAGTGAACCGCCGAAACGGAGGCCGATCTTCCGCAGGTAGAACGTATTTCTACTGTAACCGTTCTTCCGGGCTTTCCACCTGGGCACCAGGTGATCGCTACGGCGACCGGCCCTCCTGTCATCCGATCTCAGGCGGGATCGTTGTACCAAGGGCCTTGCCGCCACAATGCGTCAAATTCCTCGGCGGATAGCGCCGCATCGGCCGAGTGGTCCATCTCGGATTCGTGCCCGTAACTGAGGCCGCCGAATCGGTCCTCATGATGCTCGGAGCTATAGCGGAGGCGTACCCCGCCGTCGTACTCCTCGACTTGGCGGGAGGGAAACCCGTCGTCGCCGATCTCGAAATACCACCAAGAGCCACCCCAGCCGGCGTATTCGTCGCCTCGATCATCGTCCCAGCGATATTTGAGGTGGTGCATGCGCGGCGCCGCCTAACTCGTGTTCGGCCTCGGCCGCCGCGGCGGGAATCCCCCGGCGGCCTTGTGCCAGTGGTAGATCCTCGACTCCTCGTTACGCCGCAGCACGCGGCTGACGACCGCCGCGATCTCCTCCGGGCTCGGTAGCCGATCGCGGAGCAGCCGGGCCAGCATGTGCCGCGTCTGAGGCACCGTGATCGCCGGGGTTTCCCCCCCCGACTCGCCGCCGCTCCAGCCACAGGAACCACAACGCCACCAGGCAGAGCGTCATGTGGTGGTGCCAGCCCACCCAACTCCGGACCTCGTAATGATCCAGCCCGACCTCGCCCTTGCCGGCGCCGAACACCTCCTCGATCCGGTGCCGTAGCCGCTGGGCTCGCACCACCTCGGCCAAGGGGGTCTCGGGGCCGGCGTTGCACAGGGCGTAGTCGATCCGCGACTCACCGACCGGGCGGATCACCAACAACCTCTCCTCCGGCCCGAGATGCCTGTCCTGCTTGGCCCGGACACGCACGCTCAACGCATCGACTTCAAGCGGCCCCTTCTCGCCGTCGCGGACCGTGATCCGCTCCCAGCGCGACTCCGGCTGGCTCGCCGCCCAGGCGTCGGCCCTCACGAACGGCACCTCGCGTCGGCGGCCGACGCCGGCCCTCTTGCGGGGCGGGCGACGCCGCTCCAGGTCGCGCACCGTGGTGTTGCAGGGCAGGTCCAGGACATACCGCTCGGCGCGTCGACGCAGCGCGGCGCGGAACTCGGAGGCCCGGCCCAATTCGTCGTCGCCGACGATCCAGCCGTGGGGCAGGCCGGGCAGGCTCCGGTCGAGCAGGTCCAACGCAATCCGCCAGGTCTCCTGGAACTCGACCTCCCCGGGGACGTGGCGCTTCTCGCGTCGGGCCTCGTCATCGGCCCACCCCCGGGGCAGGTAGAGCCGGCGGTCCAGCGGGACGTAGCCGGCCTCGGCGGCGTAGGCCAGGAAGACGCCGATCTGGCAATTCTCGACCTTGCCCAGCCGACCGCACCACTGGCGATCGACGCCGCAGGACTCGGCCCCCTTCTTGGGGAAGCCGCTGGGATCGACGATCACGACGCCGTCGGGTGCGGCCAATTCCTCGCGGATGTGCTGCCGCAGCTCGCCCATCACGGCCTCGTCGTCCCACTTGCCGGCGCCGACGAAGAACTGGATCGGCTTGCGGGGCAGGCCGGCCTCGATGGCGATCGGCTCGGAAGTCTTGCGTTCCAGGCCGCCGAGCCGGCCGCGGATGACTAGGGCGGCGGTGGCTCGCTGCTCGGTGCGATAGAAACGGGGCAGATAGCGTTGGAGGAAGGCCGTCAGGCGTTCGAGCCGACCCCGGACGGTATCGGGCGTGATCACGGCATCGGCCAGCAGGGCCTGCGCCTCGGGATGATCCAGCAGTGACATCGGAAGACCTCCGGGCGTGCTGCACGTCCGCCATGAAGGTCGATCGTAGAAGGGGTGCGTCCAGAAGTCACGAGGAATCGGTTACAGTAGAAGTATCGAACGTCGCGCTGTGCATCACGACCGGCGGGCAATCCGGTCGATCGAGCGGCTCCAAAGCCCAGACGAGCTTGGGGGACGCCGCCGGGCAGGTTCTTGATCGAGACGTGATTCGCGCCGACGAAGAGGATGTGGACCGCACGGTCGATGAACAGGCCGACGCTGACGATCTGGTTGTGCCGCTTGACGCCCGTCGTCTCGATGTCGATGACGATCGGCTCCCTGGTCTTCGCCAGGGCGTCGCGGGTGATGATGGGGCAATGGATATAGCCGGGCTTGACGGGAATCATGGGAGCCTCCTGCGCGTGGATATGAAACGGCCCCGGCGTCGTATGCCGGGGCCGCCATGCCGGTGGGGTTTGCTAGGCGGGATCAGGCGTCGTAGGCGGGCTGCTCGGCGTCCTCGGACTCTTCGACGAGAGATTTGTCGAGCGGCCGGGCGTCGGCCTGAAGGGCGACGGGGTCGCTGCTCTCGGGGTGGCGCTCTTCGACGCCGACGCGGGCATGGGCTTGGTCGAGGTTCTCGGGCTTGGCCGGAGCCGGGGCGGGATCGGCCGGGGAGGGATCGGCCGGTTTGGCGATCTTGACGTGCTTGAAGGCGTCGGCCCCGATGTTGAATGCCTTGCTCAGCGCGTCTCGGGCGTTGGACTTCTGCACTTCGACGCCGAGCATTTTCGCACGGCCGGCCGCGAGTGCCGTGAACATCGGGCCGACTTCCGTGAGCGCTGCGCACAGAGCTTCGAGGACGGTGGCGAGCTTGTCGTACTCGGGCTCGGCGATGGTCACCGAGATGCCGGGGATGACGAGCTTGGCGACGTTCGTCTTCGGGTCGCGTTCGACGCACGCCCCGTGCTTGTAGTCGGCCTCGGCCGGGAGGGGCTTGCCCCGCCGAGCCGATTCGACCCAGGCCTCGCCGAGATGCTTGGCGACGCGATTCTTCGGCAGGGAGAGGCTGTCGGGCAACTTCTTGCCGACCGATACAGCCTTGTCGGCCTTCAGGAAGATCTGGGCCTTGATGGCCATGATGCGGTGCGTCAGGTTCGTTTCGAGCAGCTTGACGCCGCCCGCGATCCCGCCCTCTGCCGCCTCAAGCATCCGGTTCATGAGGGTGAAGCCGACGGAGCCGTCGTTGACGAAGTCCAGAGCGAACTTGTTGCGGTAGACCCTGCGATGATTCTGGAAGGTCGTCTCGGGGGTGCCGCAACTCTTCTTGACCCACTGCGGGTCGGCACCCTCGTCGAAGAGCCTGCAGACCGCTCGGAAGATGTGGTGCTCGTCGAGGCCGGACCGAGCGAGGTTGTCCTGGAGGGCGTCGACCAGGAGATCGAGTTTGCTGCCCTGGACGACGATCACGGGGACGAGCATGTCCGCCGTGAACTTTGGGCAGTCGGCGAGTTCGGCGAGGTGCTTGAGGACGGTCCATCGGGACCGGCCGCCGACGACCACGTAAGTGTCGCCGTCCTTGATGACGCGGAGGAGGTTGGAGATGTTCTTGACGGTCCCGATGGAGTCCTTGAGGGAGACCATGCGGGGGCAGTCGACGTCGTAATCTTTCTTGTCGCGGTTGGCGTAGTCTTCGCTGCCCACGACGATCTTGCTCAGCGGGACGCTGATCGAGGCGACGGCCTGGAGGGTTGAATACGGGACGATCTTCTCGGCGGGCTCGGTCTCTTCGGCCTTGGCCATGGAGGCAAATCCTTGCCTGGCGAAATGGGCAAAATAGGTTGAGTCCCCGCGCGGTGAACTACCGCGTCGATCGCTCAACCACAGCCCGGCCCGATCGTTCACGACGAGGATCGGATCGCCGGGGCGTTCAACCCGTCGGCCAGACGGTGGATATTACGCAAAGATTGATGATTCAAGACTTTGCATACAACTGGAGTGCGTTCGCGAGGCCGAAATCCCCATGTGTATACGTCCCGAGGAATCCTTGACTTTTCTAGATCAGGTCGTACGGGACGTCCCGCTCGACGAAGCCGAGCATGGCGCATCGTTCGGGATCGGTGGATATCGGCTTCAGGAGGCCATCGCCGTACCGGCGGTAGTAGATGCGCCAACGCCTGGCGACGCCGATGAGGACCTTGTTGCCCCTGAAGACGTTGTCGAACGTCGCATTGTGCTTGTCCTCGTCCAGGAAGTGGACGGTGCCAAAGCCGGGCAGTGGGTTGGGGAAGACGATCGTCGCGATAAGGTGGGCGATCCCCACCTGCCGCTTGACCTTGCCGCCAGGTCGATAGGGCTGGAAGTGCGGCGCGTCGCGGGATTCGGGGGTCGAGACCGCCAGCCAGTCGCGACACCGGTCCGACCAGATCTTCCCGTCGAGCGTGATCCAGTAACCGGGCCAACCCTGATCCGCAAGCTCCCGCATCATGATCCTGCCCTCCTCAAAGAAGTCTAGATCACGCGAGCCCGCAGGACAGGGATTACTTGCAGGTCGCGTCAACGTATTGGCATAAATAATAGGTGCAAATATCACGTGTGAGTGGGCAGGTGTGAAGAGCCGCCCCGTTCACGACGACTCGACGCCGAAAGACTGTGCGGCACCGTCGCCGCTGATGACTTCGCAAGCAGCTTCACACCTGGCGCCCGCCAACCCTTTCCCAATCTTTCGGGGGTGGCGGGCGGTGGTGTGCATAGGCACGCACCGATGAGCAAACTGGAATTCACCCTGCTCGACAAGGCCCTGATCAAGTCCCGCGGCCTGAACCACGTCCGCAAGCTCGGCGTCCTCGCCGCCTACCAGGGCGGGACCAACCGCGTCGTCTTCGACAACCGGCTGTGGGAGGAACTCGCCCCCGCCTGG
The DNA window shown above is from Paludisphaera mucosa and carries:
- a CDS encoding IS701 family transposase, producing MSLLDHPEAQALLADAVITPDTVRGRLERLTAFLQRYLPRFYRTEQRATAALVIRGRLGGLERKTSEPIAIEAGLPRKPIQFFVGAGKWDDEAVMGELRQHIREELAAPDGVVIVDPSGFPKKGAESCGVDRQWCGRLGKVENCQIGVFLAYAAEAGYVPLDRRLYLPRGWADDEARREKRHVPGEVEFQETWRIALDLLDRSLPGLPHGWIVGDDELGRASEFRAALRRRAERYVLDLPCNTTVRDLERRRPPRKRAGVGRRREVPFVRADAWAASQPESRWERITVRDGEKGPLEVDALSVRVRAKQDRHLGPEERLLVIRPVGESRIDYALCNAGPETPLAEVVRAQRLRHRIEEVFGAGKGEVGLDHYEVRSWVGWHHHMTLCLVALWFLWLERRRVGGGNPGDHGASDAAHAGPAAPRSATEPGGDRGGRQPRAAA
- a CDS encoding DNA polymerase, with amino-acid sequence MRLLDQDRSRDGGSVHVKRFYHKFVEGLETYANYKLKDVVPRLTGIVLIHFEGLIDQESYGRHRRYLKSDLVGDAELYDHLMGRLAGWRRVRLRGYHRAVCAPITPVLVEMRMTGVAVDAGEIDRQVARLEGVLQRLDAMHESDFGRRVRSNIQAAGWLWGELKLEAKRRRKSDGKPSLDVEHFKLLKTAYEGRPDVLRSLTIIGEMRQAEALLTRIRPFGKHIDPDGRVRSDMVDRLATGRIVAQRPNLQAMAKPVTIGWDDEAKARFLEVPRLSHEELTFRSRDVLVASPGFKLVTMDLAQADVRVLAHEVDTCKLDRLRHTRGLRRGRAVRLGHGDPTFDRIYEGRLDKRNPYWEPKRPRGPKRMDFDPSLGSDLARDFKTTTSDFYSVAATKMLGKRIDKRTNPTERNRCKEAVLSVVNLMGATSLGKKLGVTTDVAKTCPERFESTYPNEIAFRRLIEHSIAVTGRTSTFMGRERTDSAHHWLVNEKLVEAKVQTGGAWYWILAAPVDPRRHVLTFHLHEVWECRRDGSKGETIYTARENRVRRSCGLLCKPNLEYYLPYRNVSWRSIRAVRTATEQVDYMGLDKVCRGLFNAICQGRTADIVKWQMIRVQPILGKYGARLLLQIHDELVFEVPDGSVAAFKDEAVADLSVVPGFSVPLVLEPKWGERVAVGFLRNRRLAAA
- a CDS encoding CopG family ribbon-helix-helix protein; translated protein: MKKHHTNIRVDSDILERLDSDAAALERSRAYLINKIIREHYERIGGAPPAPGSKPAQTPAKRRK
- a CDS encoding DNA-methyltransferase, whose amino-acid sequence is MGAHFILPHPTRKHQMHTFVIDESDALDFMSKLATGRVRFDAILTDPPFPNARASRATKGTRKHELKVGNAAMSERGLDYTARWFGRLAARLLRPTGSLLMFADKDLLDVLRGPIESTGFRNRTIAVWDKGSMGTGTSFRLQHEFIVHFVLSSPEFHSNDVPSVLRHPRVAPSRRHHENEKPVELLKQLIGLTSPPDGWVLDPFAGSFNVGFACHDLGRNFVGCDLNLAHVEAARARRDGLKAIPIAATAATAV